The genomic DNA GGATCAAATCTGCCTGCGCGACCGTACTGAAGTCGATCTGAAGCGTAAGATCCTTGACGACCTTCGTCATCTGGAAAGCGTGGTCACTAACAAGATCAATGAAATCGAAGCGGATCTTGAAAAGCTGACCCGTACCAAATAAGTGGTTTATTGCCGGGCGGCGGTTTCGCCTTGCCCGGCAATCACTTCACCGTTGCTCATCCAGTTGCAATGCAATATAGAGCAGCAGCCTGTCGTCAAAATTACCTAAATCCAGCCCGGTCAGTTCTGAAATGCGGTTCAGACGATATTCAAGCGTGTTGCGGTGAATAAATAGCGCCTTTGACGTCGCCAGCGGCTGCACGTTGTGACGAAACCAGGCCTGCAACGTACGACGCAACAGCCCGTTGTTATCCATCGCTTTCAGCCGCACCAGCGGGCGGGCCAGTTCGTTCGCCTGCCAGCCGCCGCGCAGGCTGTCGAGCAGCACGGGTAACATCAGATCCTGATAAAAATAGCTGCGGCTGTCGGGCATCCGTTGTTTGCCGACCATCATGGTTGTTCGCGCCGTGCGCCAGGAACGCGCGATGCTACCCGGCCCGGTAAAGTAGTTCCCCAGCGCTACGCGAAAACGCAACTGGCCGTTCTCTTTCATGCGGGAGATCAGCTGTTCCACGCGGCGACGGTGATCGTCCGCATCCCAGCGACCAAAGTTGTTCAGCGCCGGTTTCAGCACCACCATTTCAGTCAGCGACACAATCGCGATGAGGTTATTGCGTTCGGGAGTGGTCAGCGCCGTTTGCAGCTGTTGCAGCTCCGCCATCGCGCTGTCTACGCCAAGCTGTCCGCTGTCGACTTCCACCACCGCCGCAACGCGCGGTTGGTTGAGATCAATGCCCAGTCGCTGCGCCCACTCCGTCAGCGCCGGGGTGTTCTCTTCTGCCTGAATCAGGTTCATCACCAGTTCTTCACGCAGTCGGCTGTCCTGCGCCAGCAAATGCATCAGGCGAGATTGTTCCAGCATCATTTCGGCGGTCATGCACACCAGTTCACCGTATTTGCGCAGGGATTCCGGTTCGCCGGTCAGGCCGATAACGCCGACAATCTCCCCTTCCAGACGCAGCGGCAGGTTGATCCCTTCACGGACGCCGTGCAGATGGCGGGCGACGGCATGATCGATATCCACAACCCGGCCCTGTGACAGCACCAGTAACGCACCTTCGTGCAATTCCCCAATACGTTCACGATCGCCGCTGCCGATGATCCGCCCGCGGGCATCCATCACGTTGATATTGGTATCAATGATGCGCATGGTGCGCGCCACGATATCCTGCGCCATTTTGGTATCAAGATGCCAGCCAGCCATATCCCCTCCTGTCAGCAGAGCATCAGCTTAGTGAAGATACTACGCTACCACATTGTGCAGATGCACAAACCAGCGGTCAGATGTATGGAGATGTGGGAATAATCACAGATTGGAAAGAAAGCGGCCCCTCCCGGACGGGAGGGGCCCTGGGGATTACTGCATCAGCAGGTAAATCGTGCTGTCGCCGCGCTGGATATTCAACGCCAGAACAGACGGTTTGCTGTCGAGGATCTTACGCAGATCCGCGATATTCTTCACTGGCTGCTGGTTAGCGCCGACAATGATATCGCCTTTCTTCAGGCCAATCTGCGCAGCCGGAGAAGCGGCTTTCACGGTATTCACCACCACGCCTTTGTCCTGGCCTTTGTTGCTCATTTCAGCGCCTTCAATGCCGTTGAAAATAGAGCTGGATTCCACCTGCGTCTGGCTGCTCTGTTGCAGTTCCAGCGATACCGTCATCGGTTTGCCGTCACGCAGCAGACCCAGACTGACTTTGCTGCCGACCGGCATTGAGCCCACCTGCGCACGCAGTGCCGCGAAGCTGCTGATCGGTTTGCCATCCAGCGAGGTGATGACGTCACCCGCTTTAACGCCTGCTTTCGCCGCAGAAGAATTCGGCATGACCTGGCTGACGAAGGCCCCGCGCTGCGCGTCGACTTTCATCGCTTTCGCCAGCTCAGAGTTCAGTTCGGTACCCATAATGCCCAGCTCGCCGCGTTTCACCTGGCCATACTTGACCATCTGCTCGGTCAGGTTTTTCACCATGTTGCTCGGAATGGCAAAGCCGATGCCGATGTTGCCGCCGTCCGGCGCCAGGATCGCGGTGTTAATACCAATCAGTTCGCCATTCAGGTTGACCAGCGCACCGCCGGAGTTCCCGCGGTTAATCGCCGCATCCGTCTGGATAAAGTTTTCATAGTTTTCCACGTTCAGGCCGCTACGGCCCAGCGCGGAGACAATCCCGGAGGTGACGGTTTCGCCGAGACCAAACGGGTTACCAATCGCCACCGTGTAATCACCAACCCGCAGCGCATCGGAATCAGCGAGTTTAATCGCCGTCAGGTTTTTCGGATCCTGAACCTGGATCAGCGCGATGTCAGAGCGCGGATCTTTACCGACGACTTTAGCGTCAAGTTTACGGCCATCACTCAACTGGACTTTAATCGACGTCGCGTTGTCGACCACGTGGTTGTTGGTCACCACATAGCCTTTCGCGGCATCAATAATGACGCCGGAACCCAACGCCATGAATTTTTGCTGCTGGCCGCCGCCATTACCACCGGCGCCCGGGCCACCCTGGCAGAACGGAGAACTCTGGAATGGGGAACCGTCCTGGCAGAATGGGGAATCATCACCAAAGAACTGCTGAAAGTTGCGCGGCATCCGCGGTGTATTAACGGTGGTGCTACCCTCAACGTTAATACTAACCACTGAAGGCATGACTTTTTCAAGCATCGGCGCCAGGCTTGGCATCTGCTGCGCTGTGGTTGCCGTGGAGGCCGTTTCCGCCGCCGTCGCCGACAGTGGCGATAATGCTAAGCTTAAACTCAGAGCCAGTGCACTCATTGCTAACGTGGTTTTTTTCATGTTTCTCAATCTCAATTCCAATTTCAGATAGGGCTAAAACGCTGTGTACGTCACTATCAGATTCACTTTATAGCGGGAAGTTCCGGAATTAAGTTTATGGAAAAAGTAAAAAAATATTGTCCGTCTTTACAAAACTCACCGCTTATTCCACCGCCATCAGACGGCGGTATTCATCCCAGGCGTAGAGATCGGTCATGCCGCTGATATAATCCTGGATCAGGCGGCAACGATAATAATATTCCATCACCACGAACGTCGCCGAATCACGTGGAACTTTATTTACCGCTTCGATATAAGCCAGTCGATGGCGGGTCGACAGTTTCTGAAAAAGCCGTGATTCAATCGGCAAATGACGCAGCCGTTCTTTTGCCACCAGCTCGCTAAAATCATGCTCCGATAATTCCAGCAACGGTTTGTAGATCTCCAGCAGGCCACTAATGACGCGGTATCCCTGCAATTCCAGTTGTTCTACGTCCGGGTGACAGAACACATGTTTCATTGCCACCTTTTTATAGAGATCAAGCAGTTGACTAAAGTCGCTGTCATCTTCCAGCAGCGCATGGTTAAATTCGCCGTCAAAAATCTGCGCGATATTATCAATAAAGCGCTGCGCCGCATAAGGCACCAGCTTATTCAGCGTGTTGACCCGCAAATACATAAAGAACTGATCTTCTGTACTGCGGCTCAGGGAATTAGAACGCGATTTATCCCACGCATTTTCGACGACCTGAGAAAACAGCGATCCTTTTTCATGATGCCCCCAGGCGTCATGCAGATGCTGATACAACTGCTCGACACTAAATATGCGTTTTTCTACCGCATCTTCTAGGTCGGCCACGCAATAAGAGATGTCATCCGCAGCTTCCATTATCCAGGTCAGCGGAAAACGACTGTAAGGCGCCAGTGAAAGTTCTTTACGCAGCCGTGCAATGTAGGGCTCTTCTGACAGGTAATAACCCGGTTTTTTCATCAGATAACTATGGGTTTGCGGCGGCGGCCCCACCCACCACGCCGGGCGCGTGTACTTCAGAATGCAGCCCACCTGCGCCCAGGTGAGGTTCATACGCATTAGCGTATGGACCAGGCGAATGCCCTGCGCGTTGCCTTCAAACTGGCACAGGTCCTGGCGCACCTTGCGGCGCAGCTCGTTCAGCGCCTCTTCGCCTTCCCTAAGCGGTAATCCGGGCACCGCGCAACGGTCGTCGCTCAGCGGCTGGCTGGCGGCATCACTCGGGAACAGACGCTGGCGGAACCAGTCGTTGATCGCCGCTTCGCCAAAGTGACCAAACGGCGGGTTGCCGATGTCGTGCATCAGGCAGGCCATTTCGACAATGCTCTCAAACGGCCCGGTGAGCTCATCCAGCCCGTAGGTCGCCAGCAGTTTTTGCTCTTTCAGGCGCGTCAGCACCTCTTTGGCGATATAGCGCCCGACCTGCTGCACCTCCAGCGAATGGGTAAGACGCGTACGCACCGCGGCATTTCGTTCCAGCGGGAAGACCTGGGTTTTTTGCTGCAACCGACGAATCGCTGGTGAGTTAATGATGCGCCCGCGGTCGCTTTCGAAAATGCGCAGGATCTCATGTTCGGTTTTCTCGCCCTGCGGAGAACGATAACGCCGACGCCAGTTTATTTTATTGCGAAAGTCGATCTTAGCCATACCCGCTCCCGGTCCGGAAATGCGCATCTTCTGAGCGCATGGTAAACTATGCCTCTAATTATGACTTATCGCGAGTAAATCTATGAAAATCGGCATTATTGGTGCAATGGAAGAAGAAGTTACGCTGCTGCGTGACAAAATCGAGAACCGCAAAACGCTCACTCTGGGTGGAAGCGAAATTTACACCGGTACGCTGAATGGCACAGAGATCGCATTGCTCAAATCCGGGATCGGTAAAGTGGCGGCGGCGATGGGCGCGACCCTGCTTCTCGAACATTGCAAACCCGATGTCATCATTAACACCGGCTCCGCAGGCGGTCTTGCCCCGACGCTGAAGGTGGGTGATATCGTCGTTTCTGACGAAGCGCGCTATCACGATGCCGACGTTACCGCCTTCGGTTACGAATATGGTCAGTTGCCGGGCTGCCCGGCAGGTTTTAAGGCGGATGAGAAACTGATCGCCGCCGCAGAAAACTGCATCACTGCGCTGAACCTGCACGCGGTGCGCGGGCTCATCGTCAGCGGCGATGCCTTCATCAACGGCTCTGTCGGCCTGGCGAAAATTCGCCACAACTTCCCGCAAGCGATTGCCGTCGAGATGGAAGCCACCGCCATTGCGCATGTCTGCCACAGCTTTAGCGTGCCGTTTGTGGTGGTCCGCGCGATCTCCGACGTGGCCGACCAGCAGTCACACCTCAGCTTTGACGAGTTCCTCGCTGTCGCCGCGAAACAGTCTACCCTGATGGTAGAAACGCTGGTGCAGAAGCTGGCGCGTGGCTAACGCCTGCTTCAGGGCTGTCATCGCCCTGCTCCTGCTTACCCCGGCGTGGCTGCTCGCCGCGCCGCGGGTCATTTCTCTTTCTCCGTCCAATACCGAACTGGCTTTCGCCGCCGGGATCACCCCTGTCGGCGTGAGCGCGTTTTCTGATTATCCGCCGGAAGCCGCCGCCATTGAGCAGGTAGCGAGCTGGCAGGGCATCAACCTTGAACGCATTGTGGCGCTGAAACCAGACCTGGTGCTGGCGTGGAAAGAGGGAAACGCCGAACGCCAGATCAACCAGCTGAGCACGCTGGGCATCCACGTGCTGTGGATTGAAACCGATTCTGTCGCCAGCATCATCGACGCGCTGCAACAACTGGCCGCCTGGAGTCCGCAGCCTGAAAAAGCGAAACAGGCCGCTCGTGAGTTACAACATGACTATGTAGAGCTGAAATCCCGCTACGCCAGCACGCCTGAAACGCGCGTTTTTTTGCAGTTCGGCACAAATCCCCTCTTTACCAGCGGAAAGCACTCGATTCAGAACGAGATCCTCGAACTGTGTGGTGGAGAAAACATTTTTGCTGCCAGCCGGGTTCCCTGGCCGCAGGTCAGTCGCGAGCAGGTGCTGTCCCGCGATCCGCAGGCCATCGTCTTCGGGGGAAAAGAGAGAGAAGTTCCGAAAATTGAAGCTTACTGGCATACCCAGCTCAAAATTCCGGTTATTGCTCTCAATAGTGACTGGTTTGAACGCGCGAGCCCGCGTATTATCCTCGCCGCAAAACAACTCTGTTCTGCGCTTGCGCAGGTGAATCAGGCAGGAAAATAACGATGCTCGTATATTGGCTGGATATCGTAGGTACAGCCGTTTTTGCTATCTCCGGCGTTCTGCTCGCCGGAAAACTCCGCATGGATCCCTTTGGCGTACTGGTGCTCGGCGTGGTCACGGCCGTCGGTGGCGGTACGATTCGCGATATGGCGCTGGCCAATGGCCCGGTATTCTGGGTGAAAGATCCCACGGATCTGGTCGTCGCGATGGTCACCAGCATGCTGACAATTTTGCTGGTGCGTCAGCCACGCCGGTTGCCAAAATGGATTTTGCCGGTGCTTGATGCCGTCGGACTGGCGGTGTTCGTCGGAATTGGCGTCAACAAGGCGTTTCTGGCTGACAGCGGGCCGTTAGTCGCTATCTGTATGGGCGTGGTGACTGGCGTCGGCGGTGGGATCATCCGTGACGTGCTGGCGCGCGAAATCCCGATGATTTTACGCACCGAAATCTACGCCACCGCCTGTATTGTCGGCGGCATTGTGCATGCGACGGCACATCACACGTTCGCGATGTCTCTCGAAAATTCAGCGATGCTGGGGATGTTAGTGACGCTGGTAATTCGCCTGGCGGCGATACGCTGGCATCTGAAACTGCCGACGTTTGCACTGGATGAAAACGGACGGTAACGCGGTATGTCGGCCCGGTCAGTGCCGGGCCAACGGCATCAGATACTGAACGAGGAACCACACCCGCAGGTGCTGGTGGCGTTCGGGTTGGAGACGATGAAGCGAGAACCTTCCAGGCCTTCCGTGTAATCCACAGAACCTCCCACCAGATACTGCAGGCTCATCGGATCCACAACCAGACCGACACCCTGCTTCTCAATGGTCATATCGCCTTCGTTGATCTGATCGTCAAAGGTAAAACCGTACTGGAACCCGCTGCAACCACCGCCAGTGATGTACACGCGCAATTTCAGGTTCGGGTTGTCTTCATCCGCAATCAGGCTTTTTACCTTGTTCGCTGCGGCATCGGTAAACTGCAGCGGCAGTGCTGCTACGTCATCACTCATTTCTTACTCCCGGTTATACTGCAGTCAGGTTAAATTATAACCTGAGCTTTTGAGCCATTATCTAATACCCGAGTATTTCGTTCAAGTATTCTCCCCACTCACCTGCTGTGTATTGCGCTCTTGTTCTGTCTGCTGTTTTGCCAGTGTACGCGCGAGGATAGTGGAGTATAGCGGCTTACCGCCCAGAAATTGTGCCAGTAGTGTTGCGCCAAGACAGGTAATAATCATTGGCAAAATGAGCTGATAATTGTCAGTCATTTCCAGAACCAGCACGATCCCGGTGAGTGGCGCGCGCAGCGACGCCGCCAGCAATGCCCCCATTCCGGCAATCGCAAAGGTGCCTGCGTCCAGTTGATATGCCGGAAAACTGACGGCCGCCGCCATGCCGAACGCAGTGCCGAGCAGCGTCCCCAGCGCCAGCATTGGCGCAAAAATTCCGCCCGGCGCGCCGGAAGAGAAGCAGAGCAGTGTCGTCACCACGCGGGCGATAAAAATAAACAGCAGCACGCCGATGGTGTAATTACCCGCTGCCGCGATCGGGATGAGATAAAAACCGCCGCCTGCCGCTGCGGGTTGGATCAACCCCAGCACGCCGCACGCCCCGCCAATCACGCCGCCGATCAGCACCCATTTTTTGATTTCCCCGCCATGCAGGCGTTGAAACATATCCTGCGTACGCAGCACCAGCGCGTTAAACAGCGGGCCCACGCAGCCGAAAATCATCCCTAAAATCAGATACAGCCACAGCGTATTCACGGGCGCGTTCGACAGATGCCCGACATCGATAATCGCCACTTCGCCGTTGAAAATACGAAACACGATGCTCGACATGATAACGCCGGTAAACACCGCTTTAATGGAGATGAGGTTATAGCGAAACTGTGGGCGCATCTCTTCGATGATAAACAGGATCCCGGCCAGCGGCGCATTAAACGCCGCCGACAACCCCGCCGCGGCCCCGGTCGCCAGCAGCGTATGGCGCGCTTCCGGGCTGCGCATCCGGAACAGATCCAGCACCATGCGACCAATGTTGCCGCCAATCTGTACTGTCGGCCCTTCGCGACCCAGTACCATACCCGCGCCCAGCGTTCCCATCCCACCGATGAATTTTACCGGCAGCACCCGCCACCAGCGCACCGGACGCAGCTCTTCCAGCGCGCCTTCGATTTCCGGGATCCCCGACCCCCCCGCTTCCGGCGCAAAGCGGCGTACCAGAAAATAGCCCACCATCGCCAGCAACGCCGAGAGGATAAACGCCAGCGGCCAGAGCAGAAAAGCGTGATCCGCCACCTGCGTCAGCGTTCCGATGCGCCAGTTCTGTACCCCCGTGACGGCTTTTTCAAAAGCGACGCCCACCAGCCCGGTGATCGTGCCCACCACGGCCGCCATCAGCAGAATCGCCAGCGGCGTTTTGTCGCGGTTCAGCAGACGACGCACCACATGGCGGCGGCGTAAACGAAGTAATTGCTGTGATTCAAAAGAAGACGTTTCTGCTTTCATGCCATTATCGTTAATTGGTCATACAAATCGCGCGGCGTATTGTACTCATCCTGCCGCCGTGCTGTCGCCTGAAAATTCCCTGCTCTTACTCGCGGAATATCTTAGAATAGTCCTCATTTCGCTTTCTACGAACCAGGAAAAGGCTATGAGCAAATCAGAAAACCTCTTCAGCGCCGCGCGCGAACTCATCCCCGGCGGTGTTAACTCACCGGTACGCGCCTTCACCGGCGTGGGCGGTACGCCGCTGTTTATCGAACGTGCCGATGGTGCTTACCTGTACGACGTAGACGGCAAAGCGTATGTCGATTACGTAGGCTCCTGGGGGCCGATGGTGCTGGGGCACAACCATCCTGCCATCCGCAATGCAGTGATTGAAGCGGCGGAACGTGGTCTGAGCTTCGGTGCGCCCACCGAAATGGAAGTGAAAATGGCGGCGCTGGTCACCGAACTGGTGCCGACGATGGATATGGTGCGCATGGTGAACTCCGGCACCGAAGCGACCATGAGCGCGATCCGTCTGGCGCGTGGTTTTACTGGTCGCGATAAAATCATCAAATTTGAAGGCTGCTATCATGGCCACGCCGACTGCCTGCTGGTGAAAGCCGGTTCCGGCGCGCTGACCCTTGGCCAGCCGAACTCGCCAGGCGTGCCGGCAGATTTCGCGAAACATACCCTGACCTGTACCTATAACGATCTGGCATCGGTCCGCGCGGCGTTTGAGCAGTATCCGCAGGATATCGCCTGTATCATCGTTGAACCGGTCGCGGGCAACATGAACTGCATTCCACCGCAACCAGGTTTCCTGTCAGGCCTGCGCGCATTGTGCGACGAATTTGGCGCGCTGCTGATCATTGACGAAGTGATGACTGGCTTTCGCGTGGCGCTGGCGGGCGCGCAGTCGTATTACGATGTGGTGCCGGATCTGACCTGCCTTGGCAAAATCATCGGTGGCGGTATGCCTGTCGGCGCGTTCGGCGGACGCCGTGACGTGATGGACGCGCTGGCGCCGACTGGCCCGGTCTATCAGGCGGGCACGCTGTCCGGCAACCCAATTGCCATGGCCGCCGGTTTCGCCTGTTTAACAGAAGTCTCCCAGCCGGGCGTGCATTCCACGCTCACCGCGCTGACGACGCAACTGGCGAATGGCTTACTGGAGGCGGCAAAAGAGGCGGGGATCCCGCTGGTAGTGAACCACGTTGGCGGTATGTTCGGGATTTTCTTTACCGATGCGGAAACCGTGACCTGCTATCAGGATGTGGTGAAATGCGACGTGGAGCGGTTTAAACGCTTCTTCCATTTAATGCTGGAGGAAGGTGTTTACCTGGCGCCATCGGCGTTTGAAGCGGGCTTTATGTCGGTTGCCCACAGCGAAGAAGATATCGATAACACTATCGATGCAGCCCGCAGAGTGTTTGCGCAACTGTAAGTGTTGCAGGCCGGGTACGCGTGAGCGCTGCCCGGCATTGCGTTATCTGCTCTGCTTCCTCAGCAGGTAGATGAAGTACGGCGCGCCGATAAACGTCGACAGCAGCCCCGCCGGGATCTGGTAGGGGAACAGCACCATCCGCCCACACCAGTCAGCAAGCACCAGCAGCAGTCCGCCAAGGAGCGCCGACAGCACGATGTGCGGCATCGTCCGGCGGAATCCCATCATGCGCGCCATATGCGGCGCCATCAGACCAATAAAGCTGAGTGGTCCAATGGTCATCGTCGCGGTGGCTGTCAGACACGCCGCCAGCAACAGCAAACCAACGCGCGACGGCGTCAGCGCTATCCCGACCGCACGGGCCGTTTCACCGCCCAGCGGTAAAATGGTCAGCCAGCGACGGCAAAACGGCACCAGCGCCAACAGCACAATCATCATTAACCCGGTGCGAACCACCTGCGGATACGACGCGTTGTAGGTCGACCCGGAGATCCACGTCAGGATCTGCGCCATACGCGGGTCGCCGCTGGCCTGTAACATCATCAACAGCATGGCGAACGCCGTGCTGAGCGCCATCCCCGCCAGCAGCATCCGGTGCGGCGAAAAGCCGCCACGCCCGGCGGCGATCAGGATAACCATCAGCGTCGCTGCTGCACCAAGACTACCGGCGGGCATCAGCCAGCCAAAGGCATCACCTGGTACGAAAAACAGCATCACCACCACACCAAACGCCGCGCCGGAGGAGATCCCCAGCACTTCCGGGCTGGCCATCGGGTTGCCGGTCAGACGCTGGATAATACAGCCCGCCACCGCCAGCATCATCCCGGCGATCAGCGCCGCCAGAATTCGCGGCGCGCGCCATTCCATTAGCTGATTCAGCAATTCACTGCCCGCCCACTGCCAGCCCTGAGAATCACGACCAAATGAGAGAGATACCAGCATCACCAGTAGCAACACCGCCAGCCCCGCCAGCGACCAGACCAGTACGCGCTGGCGTTCAACAGCGACATGATCCCCGGCATCCATCGCCGGCGCGCTGATGCTGCGCAGACGCGGCAACAGCCAGAGCAGCAGCGGTGCGCCAATCAGCGCGGTCACGGAACCGGTTGAGACTTCCATCCAGACGCGGGAAAGCCAGAGGATGATTTGATCGGACAGCCAGAGGATCAGCGCGCCAATGAGCGGCGCCAGCATCAGGCGGGAAAGCAATCGACGGGCGCCAAGCATTTTCGCCAGCAGCGGCGCAAACAGACCGATAAAACCGATGATCCCCACCGCGTTCACCAGCAGGGCGCTGATGACAATCGCCAGCACCAGCGCGGCCAGACGCGCCAGCGACAGCGCCAGCCCGAGGTTACGCGCCACGCCATCATCCAGCCCCATCAGCGTCAACGGACGCAATAGCAGCAGGGTCAGCATCACGCCGCCAAGCAGTTGCGGCCACAGTTGTTTCACCACGCTCCAGTCAGTTTGCGTCAGCGTCCCGGTACCCCACAGGAACACGCTCTGCAGTTGATCATGATGGAAAATCGCCAGCAACTGATTGATTGCGCCGCAGTACATGCTGACCACCAGACCCGCGAGGATCAGCGTCACTGGCGACAGGCGTTTGCCCCAGGAGACGCCGAACACCAGCGCACCGACGATACAGGCACCCGCCAGCGCCGCAAACTGCGATGTCAATGTGCCGGGCAAGGCCCACAACGCGGTAACGGTGATCCCCAGTTGCGCGCCTGTCGCGACGCCGAGCGTCGTCGGTTCCGCCAGCGGGTTACGCAGCACCTGCTGGAACAGCACGCCCACTAACCCCAGCCCGGCGCCCACCAGCAGTGAAACCACCACTCGCGGCAGTAAACTGTAGTGGAACAGCATCTGCGCGATGCTATCAATGTCCGGCTGCCAGAACGCCTCGCCCCACTGCGCGCGCGGCAATGCGATATTGAAATTCACCCAGCTCAGCACTGCGGCGGCAATGAACAGCACAAGCAATAGCGCTGCCGGGAAAAGCGCAATTCGCGATCTCATGCTTTTCCTCCCAGCGCGTTATCCAGCACGCGAATAAAATTCATCGCCGACAGCGTGGCGCCGTAGAACCAGACCGCAGGCACGCGCTGGAAACGCTGCTGGCGGACAAACGGCATCGCCTGCCACAGCGGTGTCGCCATCAGTTTTTGCATGTCGGCGTCGTTGCCGTGGTCAAAGCACAGCACGTCCACATCTTTAAATTCGCCGAGACGGTCGATCCCCACCACTTCACTGCCCCAGAAGTTGGGATTGCCCTGCCAGGCATTGACGATGCCGTACGCGTCAAGAATCGGCTGGAACAGACAGTTAGGGCCGAAGGCGAGCATATGGCGGGCGTCGAGCAGCGTCAGCATCAGCAACGGGCGCTGGCCTCGCTGCGTAAAGCGTGATTTGTGCTGTGCGACAAACTGGTCGAAGTGATCAAGATGCTGGTGGGCCGCTGCCTCCAGCCCGAGCAGTTGCGACATTTCC from Trabulsiella odontotermitis includes the following:
- the hemL gene encoding glutamate-1-semialdehyde 2,1-aminomutase; translation: MSKSENLFSAARELIPGGVNSPVRAFTGVGGTPLFIERADGAYLYDVDGKAYVDYVGSWGPMVLGHNHPAIRNAVIEAAERGLSFGAPTEMEVKMAALVTELVPTMDMVRMVNSGTEATMSAIRLARGFTGRDKIIKFEGCYHGHADCLLVKAGSGALTLGQPNSPGVPADFAKHTLTCTYNDLASVRAAFEQYPQDIACIIVEPVAGNMNCIPPQPGFLSGLRALCDEFGALLIIDEVMTGFRVALAGAQSYYDVVPDLTCLGKIIGGGMPVGAFGGRRDVMDALAPTGPVYQAGTLSGNPIAMAAGFACLTEVSQPGVHSTLTALTTQLANGLLEAAKEAGIPLVVNHVGGMFGIFFTDAETVTCYQDVVKCDVERFKRFFHLMLEEGVYLAPSAFEAGFMSVAHSEEDIDNTIDAARRVFAQL
- the fhuB gene encoding Fe(3+)-hydroxamate ABC transporter permease FhuB translates to MRSRIALFPAALLLVLFIAAAVLSWVNFNIALPRAQWGEAFWQPDIDSIAQMLFHYSLLPRVVVSLLVGAGLGLVGVLFQQVLRNPLAEPTTLGVATGAQLGITVTALWALPGTLTSQFAALAGACIVGALVFGVSWGKRLSPVTLILAGLVVSMYCGAINQLLAIFHHDQLQSVFLWGTGTLTQTDWSVVKQLWPQLLGGVMLTLLLLRPLTLMGLDDGVARNLGLALSLARLAALVLAIVISALLVNAVGIIGFIGLFAPLLAKMLGARRLLSRLMLAPLIGALILWLSDQIILWLSRVWMEVSTGSVTALIGAPLLLWLLPRLRSISAPAMDAGDHVAVERQRVLVWSLAGLAVLLLVMLVSLSFGRDSQGWQWAGSELLNQLMEWRAPRILAALIAGMMLAVAGCIIQRLTGNPMASPEVLGISSGAAFGVVVMLFFVPGDAFGWLMPAGSLGAAATLMVILIAAGRGGFSPHRMLLAGMALSTAFAMLLMMLQASGDPRMAQILTWISGSTYNASYPQVVRTGLMMIVLLALVPFCRRWLTILPLGGETARAVGIALTPSRVGLLLLAACLTATATMTIGPLSFIGLMAPHMARMMGFRRTMPHIVLSALLGGLLLVLADWCGRMVLFPYQIPAGLLSTFIGAPYFIYLLRKQSR
- the fhuD gene encoding Fe(3+)-hydroxamate ABC transporter substrate-binding protein FhuD, with product MDSSMLISRRRLLTAMALSPLLLKMNDARAALVDPHRIVALEWLPVELLLALGVTPYGIADIPNYKLWVNEPALPDSVIDVGLRTEPNLELLTEMKPSYMVWSSGYGPSPETLAKIAPGRGFNFSDGKNPLAMARKSLVEMSQLLGLEAAAHQHLDHFDQFVAQHKSRFTQRGQRPLLMLTLLDARHMLAFGPNCLFQPILDAYGIVNAWQGNPNFWGSEVVGIDRLGEFKDVDVLCFDHGNDADMQKLMATPLWQAMPFVRQQRFQRVPAVWFYGATLSAMNFIRVLDNALGGKA